From a single Brassica rapa cultivar Chiifu-401-42 chromosome A01, CAAS_Brap_v3.01, whole genome shotgun sequence genomic region:
- the LOC103840105 gene encoding uncharacterized protein LOC103840105 isoform X1, giving the protein MDLFKKSTKDSSSLQIRGGSSPALPSPHVSKGKQIEQGHGEVVTHFISLPLAIYPELKQKVEAFRNYILGDNNDKKPLKFQRTLDEMGIEKSMFISPNSLHLTVVMLKLENKEAVDAAQDILKSVSASVRHALDNRPVFIRLKGLDCMNGSLDKTRVLYAPVEEVGGDGRLLRACNIIIDAFVNVGFAGKDAKSRLKLHVTMMNATYRRDKSKGMTFDGREIHKEFGRTDWGEYLIREAQISKRFWYDANGYFHCCGSLPFPHK; this is encoded by the exons ATGG ATTTGTTCAAGAAGTCGACAAAGGATAGCTCATCACTACAAATTCGCGGGGGATCTTCCCCTGCTCTTCCCAGTCCACATGTATCCAAAGGCAAGCAG ATTGAACAAGGTCATGGAGAAGTGGTTACACACTTTATATCACTTCCATTAGCTATATACCCTGAGCTGAAACAAAAGGTTGAGGCTTTTCGGAATTATATATTGGGTGACAATAACGATAAAAAACCTTTGAAGTTTCAGAGAACTTTAGATG AAATGGGAATCGAAAAGTCGATGTTTATTTCGCCAAACAGTTTACACTTGACCGTGGTTATGTTAAAGTTAGAGAATAAGGAAGCTGTGGATGCAGCTCAGGATATCCTCAAG AGTGTTTCTGCAAGTGTGAGGCATGCTTTGGATAACCGTCCTGTCTTCATACGACTTAAAGGATTG GATTGTATGAATGGATCTTTAGACAAAACCCGAGTGCTCTATGCACCTGTTGAAGAAGTTGGGGGTGATGGCCGGCTGCTAAGGGCTTGTA ATATAATCATAGATGCATTTGTGAATGTTGGATTTGCTGGGAAAGATGCAAAGTCACGCTTAAAG CTACATGTCACGATGATGAATGCAACCTACAGAAGGGATAAAAGCAAAGGGATGACTTTCGACGGACGAGAAATACATAAAGAGTTTGGGAGAACGGATTGGGGTGAATATCTAATCAGAGAGGCTCAGATCTCAAAACGGTTTTGGTATGACGCGAACGGCTACTTCCATTGCTGTGGTTCACTACCTTTTCCACATAAGTGA
- the LOC103840113 gene encoding uncharacterized protein LOC103840113, whose protein sequence is MDLFKDSSKQNLSLGNHGGSSTDHPSPHVSKGKQIVQVYRELYTHFISFPLAIHPELKEKVETFRNSILGDNKDKKPLKFQSTLDEMGIENRMFISPNSLHLTVVMLRLVNKEAVDAAQDILKSISACVMYALDNRPVFIRLKGLSSMNGSLEKTRVLYAPVEEVGDEGRLLRACHTIIDAFANAGFAGRDAKLHLKLHVTLMNTTYRRDERKSNTFDAREIHKEFGEKDWGEYLIREAQISKRFWYDADGYFHCCGSLPFPH, encoded by the exons Atgg ATTTGTTCAAGGACTCGTCAAAGCAGAATTTATCATTAGGGAATCACGGGGGATCTTCCACTGATCATCCCAGTCCACATGTCTCCAAAGGCAAACAG ATTGTACAAGTTTATAGAGAACTGTACACACACTTTATCTCATTTCCATTAGCCATACACCCTGAGCTTAAAGAAAAGGTTGAGACTTTTCGGAATTCTATATTGGGTGACAATAAGGATAAGAAACCTTTGAAGTTTCAGAGCACTTTGGATG AAATGGGAATCGAAAACAGGATGTTTATTTCGCCAAATAGTTTACACTTGACTGTGGTTATGTTAAGGCTAGTAAACAAGGAAGCTGTGGATGCTGCTCAGGATATCCTTAAG agTATCTCTGCGTGTGTGATGTATGCTTTGGATAACCGTCCTGTCTTCATACGACTTAAGGGATTG AGTTCTATGAATGGATCTTTAGAGAAAACGCGCGTGCTCTATGCACCTGTCGAAGAAGTTGGGGATGAAGGCCGGCTGCTAAGGGCTTGTC ATACTATCATTGATGCATTTGCGAATGCTGGATTTGCTGGGAGAGATGCAAAGCTACACTTGAAG CTACATGTCACGCTGATGAATACAACCTACAGAAGGGATGAAAGGAAATCAAATACATTTGATGCACGAGAGATACACAAAGAGTTTGGGGAAAAAGATTGGGGTGAATATCTAATCAGAGAAGCTCAGATCTCAAAGCGGTTTTGGTATGACGCGGACGGCTACTTCCATTGCTGTGGTTCACTACCTTTTCCACATTAA
- the LOC103840105 gene encoding uncharacterized protein LOC103840105 isoform X2 → MYPKIEQGHGEVVTHFISLPLAIYPELKQKVEAFRNYILGDNNDKKPLKFQRTLDEMGIEKSMFISPNSLHLTVVMLKLENKEAVDAAQDILKSVSASVRHALDNRPVFIRLKGLDCMNGSLDKTRVLYAPVEEVGGDGRLLRACNIIIDAFVNVGFAGKDAKSRLKLHVTMMNATYRRDKSKGMTFDGREIHKEFGRTDWGEYLIREAQISKRFWYDANGYFHCCGSLPFPHK, encoded by the exons ATGTATCCAAAG ATTGAACAAGGTCATGGAGAAGTGGTTACACACTTTATATCACTTCCATTAGCTATATACCCTGAGCTGAAACAAAAGGTTGAGGCTTTTCGGAATTATATATTGGGTGACAATAACGATAAAAAACCTTTGAAGTTTCAGAGAACTTTAGATG AAATGGGAATCGAAAAGTCGATGTTTATTTCGCCAAACAGTTTACACTTGACCGTGGTTATGTTAAAGTTAGAGAATAAGGAAGCTGTGGATGCAGCTCAGGATATCCTCAAG AGTGTTTCTGCAAGTGTGAGGCATGCTTTGGATAACCGTCCTGTCTTCATACGACTTAAAGGATTG GATTGTATGAATGGATCTTTAGACAAAACCCGAGTGCTCTATGCACCTGTTGAAGAAGTTGGGGGTGATGGCCGGCTGCTAAGGGCTTGTA ATATAATCATAGATGCATTTGTGAATGTTGGATTTGCTGGGAAAGATGCAAAGTCACGCTTAAAG CTACATGTCACGATGATGAATGCAACCTACAGAAGGGATAAAAGCAAAGGGATGACTTTCGACGGACGAGAAATACATAAAGAGTTTGGGAGAACGGATTGGGGTGAATATCTAATCAGAGAGGCTCAGATCTCAAAACGGTTTTGGTATGACGCGAACGGCTACTTCCATTGCTGTGGTTCACTACCTTTTCCACATAAGTGA